The following are encoded in a window of Impatiens glandulifera chromosome 5, dImpGla2.1, whole genome shotgun sequence genomic DNA:
- the LOC124939480 gene encoding B3 domain-containing protein At2g33720-like → MKTEEISTMLTLSNDGVVRRERSRQIINNSASQDEDEEDPLKLSLSLVPTTLESYERYEARKRRRRLPFPWTITKQLFKSDVDDSSRLLIQIKKVETYIVPFLNETEKRSLFGDSEGVRMNIFDVDKEEEYGLNLKKWKTGSFVFTTNWQKDFVRRRELVQNDTIGLYFDADNQRLCFGVVDKARVSVVDMVVTPAVADPTTSKRRRPN, encoded by the coding sequence ATGAAAACAGAAGAAATATCGACAATGCTGACATTATCAAACGATGGCGTCGTGAGAAGAGAACGAAGTcgtcaaataattaataactcCGCCAGCCAGGacgaagatgaagaagatccaCTCAAATTATCACTTAGTCTAGTTCCAACCACCTTAGAGAGTTATGAGAGATATGAGGCCCGAAAAAGAAGAAGACGACTACCCTTTCCATGGACAATTACTAAGCAATTGTTTAAAAGCGATGTAGATGACTCTTCAAGGCTtctcattcaaataaaaaaagtggAAACCTACATTGTTCCTTTTCTGAATGAAACAGAGAAAAGATCTCTGTTTGGAGATTCGGAGGGAGTGAGGATGAATATATTTGATGTAGATAAAGAGGAGGAATATGGTTTGAACTTGAAGAAGTGGAAGACCGGAAGCTTCGTTTTCACAACCAATTGGCAAAAGGATTTTGTTCGACGCCGGGAATTGGTTCAGAATGATACGATAGGATTATATTTTGACGCGGACAATCAAAGGCTCTGTTTTGGTGTAGTTGACAAAGCTCGGGTGTCGGTGGTAGACATGGTGGTGACTCCTGCAGTCGCAGACCCAACCACAAGTAAGCGACGCCGTCCAAACTAG
- the LOC124939481 gene encoding putative B3 domain-containing protein At1g78640, which yields MLTLSNDGVVRRERSRQIINNSASPDEDEEDPLKLSLNLVPTTLESYERYEARKRRRLPFPWTITKQLFKSDVDDSSRLLIQIKKVETYIIPFLNKTEKRSLFGDSEGVRMNIFDVDKEEEYGLNLKKWKTGFVFTTNWQKDFVRRRELIQNDTIGLYFDADNRRLYFGVVDKARVPLVDMVVTPAVADPTTSKRRRPN from the coding sequence ATGCTGACATTATCAAACGATGGCGTCGTGAGAAGAGAACGAAGTcgtcaaataattaataactcCGCCAGTCCGGacgaagatgaagaagatcCTCTCAAATTATCACTTAATCTAGTTCCAACCACCTTAGAGAGTTATGAGAGATATGAGGCCCGAAAAAGAAGAAGACTACCCTTCCCATGGACAATTACTAAGCAATTGTTTAAAAGCGATGTAGATGACTCTTCGAGGCTtctcattcaaataaaaaaagtggAAACCTACATTATTCCTTTTCTGAACAAAACAGAAAAAAGATCTCTGTTTGGAGATTCGGAGGGAGTGAGGATGAATATATTTGATGTAGATAAAGAGGAGGAATATGGTTTGAACTTGAAGAAGTGGAAGACCGGCTTCGTTTTCACAACCAATTGGCAAAAGGATTTTGTTCGACGCCGGGAATTGATTCAGAATGATACGATAGGATTATATTTTGACGCGGACAATCGAAGGCTCTATTTTGGTGTAGTTGACAAAGCTCGGGTGCCGTTGGTAGACATGGTGGTGACTCCCGCAGTCGCAGACCCAACCACAAGTAAGCGACGCCGTCCAAACTAG